The following coding sequences are from one Mesorhizobium onobrychidis window:
- a CDS encoding sugar-binding transcriptional regulator, which produces MAMTENDKASRFPDAELKARAAWHYYVEGLTQERISEILGIGRIKVHRILSAAREEGVVQFRIRDSVVECLVLEEALKQLFGLSQAIVVPSAADRSNAPLMIGHAAGAYLADNVNAGDVIALGWGRTLKFAINELPRRPIARTTVVSMLGGLTHAQPLNPTESAWEFAEKIGAECFLLPVPVYADRPEQREAFMSQRSVQDVVFRARRANIAVLSVGSFSNDSPIANYGFIKPSELEELQAAGAVGDILCHFIDAEGRPVDHEVNRRVCAYPLQDLSDIPAIILVSGGQEKIAIMRAALANTKISVLITDEDAAKGLLNR; this is translated from the coding sequence ATGGCGATGACGGAGAATGACAAGGCCTCGCGCTTCCCGGATGCCGAGCTGAAGGCCCGTGCCGCGTGGCACTATTATGTCGAGGGGCTGACGCAAGAGAGGATTTCGGAGATCCTCGGGATCGGTCGCATCAAGGTGCATCGCATCCTGTCCGCCGCGCGTGAGGAGGGCGTCGTCCAGTTCCGCATCCGCGACAGTGTCGTCGAATGCTTGGTGCTGGAAGAGGCTCTGAAGCAGCTTTTCGGGCTCAGCCAGGCCATTGTGGTGCCGTCGGCGGCTGACCGAAGCAATGCGCCGCTGATGATCGGCCATGCCGCGGGCGCCTATCTGGCCGACAATGTGAATGCCGGCGATGTCATCGCACTGGGCTGGGGGCGAACGCTGAAATTCGCCATCAATGAATTGCCGCGGCGGCCGATCGCCAGGACGACGGTGGTCTCCATGCTGGGCGGCCTCACCCATGCCCAGCCGCTCAACCCGACCGAGAGCGCCTGGGAATTCGCCGAAAAGATCGGCGCCGAGTGCTTTCTGCTGCCGGTGCCGGTCTATGCTGACAGGCCGGAGCAGCGCGAAGCCTTCATGAGTCAGCGCAGCGTTCAGGACGTTGTCTTCCGCGCGCGCCGGGCAAACATCGCCGTGCTCAGCGTCGGATCGTTTTCCAATGACAGTCCGATCGCCAATTACGGCTTCATCAAGCCCAGCGAACTCGAAGAGCTTCAGGCGGCCGGCGCAGTTGGCGATATTTTATGCCATTTTATCGACGCCGAGGGCCGGCCCGTCGACCATGAGGTCAACCGCCGGGTCTGCGCCTATCCGCTGCAGGACCTGTCGGACATCCCGGCCATCATCCTGGTCTCGGGGGGGCAGGAAAAAATTGCCATCATGCGGGCGGCGCTCGCCAACACCAAGATATCGGTTCTGATCACCGACGAGGATGCGGCCAAGGGCCTGCTCAACCGCTAA
- a CDS encoding DUF6958 family protein: MAEKIEVENVASPGRVVRVDKAKYEAMKGALLAVLPPAAPGLTVAEAKQKLLPLLPQDLFPGGAKAGWWLKAAQLDLEAKGRIEREATKPLRLHRKQ, encoded by the coding sequence ATGGCTGAAAAGATTGAAGTTGAGAACGTGGCATCGCCTGGCCGGGTCGTGCGCGTCGACAAAGCCAAGTACGAGGCCATGAAGGGGGCGTTGCTGGCGGTCTTGCCTCCCGCCGCCCCCGGTCTGACTGTTGCGGAGGCCAAACAAAAGTTGCTGCCCTTGTTGCCGCAGGACCTCTTTCCGGGCGGCGCGAAGGCTGGCTGGTGGCTCAAGGCCGCTCAGCTTGATCTCGAGGCGAAAGGCAGGATCGAGCGGGAAGCAACCAAGCCGCTTCGCCTGCATCGAAAGCAATAG
- a CDS encoding DUF4118 domain-containing protein — protein MTIAAVGLGLGPSLFSAILGALAYNFFLTEPRYTLIVDDPANVWAIGLLFVIGLIVSAVAFTSQRRATDAALLRRQVSVLQGYSRDVVAADGTKAIVSITSQALAALFRVPVVVILVMEGKVVSVERVGDIEPLEAEIEAARSSLATGVVVPARVYPALASRFDFWPVATSVGLGAAIGVAFDPDERPSAPATLVDIVGRFLALAIERTSHSRVDRHTRP, from the coding sequence GTGACCATAGCGGCCGTTGGCTTGGGCTTGGGACCCTCCCTCTTTTCGGCGATACTTGGCGCTCTCGCCTACAATTTCTTTCTCACCGAGCCTCGCTATACGCTGATCGTCGACGACCCGGCAAACGTCTGGGCTATCGGACTGCTTTTTGTCATCGGACTTATCGTGAGTGCCGTTGCCTTTACCTCCCAGCGCAGGGCAACTGATGCGGCGCTCCTGAGAAGGCAGGTGTCTGTGCTGCAAGGCTACAGCCGCGACGTCGTGGCGGCCGACGGTACGAAAGCGATCGTCTCGATCACTTCCCAAGCTCTTGCAGCACTCTTCCGAGTCCCTGTCGTCGTCATTCTCGTTATGGAGGGCAAGGTGGTCTCCGTCGAGAGAGTCGGCGACATAGAACCCCTGGAGGCCGAGATCGAGGCGGCGCGATCGTCGTTGGCCACGGGTGTTGTCGTGCCCGCCAGAGTCTACCCGGCGTTGGCCTCGCGCTTTGACTTTTGGCCTGTGGCGACGTCAGTGGGCCTGGGTGCAGCCATTGGAGTCGCATTCGACCCCGATGAACGTCCGTCGGCGCCGGCCACGTTGGTCGACATCGTGGGGCGTTTTTTAGCCCTGGCCATTGAACGAACGTCTCATTCCCGGGTTGACCGCCATACTCGGCCGTAA
- a CDS encoding xylulokinase, with translation MDDVVIGIDASTTAVKAIAFTRDGKELFQAREAYPLSNPKPGHFEQDAEHWWTALLGALKQVTEAVGAARVAAISIAHQRETFTLIDHAGKPLIPAILWLDERARPQVIRLSAELGREAIRDWSGKPPDPTPALYAIAWLAEHQPQALDDAAALVDVHGFFVHRLTGSLVTSTASADPLGLLDIKNGTWHPELVEAAGLRPDQLPQMVAPGAICGRLSESVARLTGLKAGTPVVAGAGDGQAMGLGMGVYGEGKSYLSLGSGVVSGCYSHGMATSDAFRTLVSPTGSGFMLETVLRSGMQLVDWIVRTTGSPSAAALEKAAVDVAAGSEGLLVMPYWAGVMSPYWDGAARGAIVGLSLDHEPKHLFRAVLEGIAFEQAIASEAMETQAGGKPAAMIAAGGGSNSALLMRIMASVLERPLSVSPVNEAAALGAAMLAASAIGWFASPEIAAEAMTAPPTRHVEPVDGLVSHYRARKAIYRDLYQATRDIHVRLGNAIT, from the coding sequence ATGGACGATGTCGTAATCGGGATCGACGCTTCGACCACGGCCGTGAAAGCGATTGCCTTCACGCGCGACGGCAAGGAGCTGTTCCAGGCGCGCGAAGCCTATCCGCTTTCAAATCCCAAGCCCGGCCATTTCGAGCAGGATGCCGAACATTGGTGGACCGCGCTGCTCGGCGCCTTGAAGCAGGTCACTGAGGCGGTTGGCGCTGCGCGGGTGGCGGCGATCTCCATCGCCCACCAGCGCGAGACCTTTACGCTGATTGATCATGCCGGCAAGCCGCTTATTCCCGCGATCCTGTGGCTGGACGAGCGCGCCCGTCCGCAAGTCATCAGGCTTTCAGCTGAACTCGGCCGCGAGGCGATCCGCGACTGGAGCGGCAAGCCGCCGGACCCGACGCCCGCGCTCTATGCGATCGCCTGGCTTGCCGAACACCAGCCGCAAGCGCTCGACGACGCAGCCGCTCTCGTCGACGTGCACGGCTTCTTCGTCCACCGGCTGACCGGAAGTCTGGTCACCAGCACGGCAAGTGCGGATCCGCTCGGGCTGCTCGACATCAAGAATGGCACTTGGCACCCTGAGCTCGTCGAGGCCGCAGGACTGCGGCCGGACCAGTTGCCGCAAATGGTCGCGCCCGGCGCGATCTGCGGTAGGCTTAGTGAAAGCGTGGCCAGGCTGACCGGCCTGAAGGCCGGCACGCCTGTTGTCGCCGGCGCCGGCGACGGCCAGGCGATGGGACTCGGCATGGGCGTCTATGGCGAAGGCAAAAGCTATCTTTCGCTCGGTTCGGGCGTCGTCAGCGGCTGTTATTCCCATGGGATGGCGACGTCGGACGCGTTTCGAACGCTGGTCTCGCCCACCGGCTCGGGGTTCATGCTGGAGACCGTGCTGCGCTCCGGCATGCAACTGGTCGACTGGATCGTTCGCACCACCGGCTCGCCGTCGGCCGCAGCGCTGGAGAAGGCGGCGGTGGATGTCGCTGCCGGCAGCGAGGGCCTGCTCGTCATGCCGTATTGGGCGGGCGTCATGAGCCCCTATTGGGACGGCGCGGCGCGCGGCGCCATTGTCGGCCTGTCGTTGGACCATGAGCCGAAGCACCTTTTTCGAGCGGTTCTGGAAGGCATCGCCTTCGAGCAGGCGATCGCCAGCGAGGCAATGGAAACTCAAGCCGGCGGCAAACCGGCGGCGATGATCGCCGCCGGCGGCGGCTCCAATTCGGCGCTGCTGATGCGGATCATGGCAAGCGTGCTCGAGCGGCCGCTCTCCGTCTCGCCAGTCAACGAAGCCGCAGCACTCGGCGCCGCCATGCTGGCGGCCTCCGCCATCGGATGGTTTGCCTCGCCCGAGATTGCGGCCGAGGCGATGACCGCGCCGCCCACCAGGCACGTCGAGCCGGTCGACGGGCTGGTCTCCCATTACCGCGCGCGCAAGGCGATCTACCGCGACCTCTATCAGGCTACGCGCGACATCCATGTTCGGCTCGGCAACGCAATAACGTGA
- a CDS encoding efflux RND transporter periplasmic adaptor subunit, with translation MRKWKIALGAAVAVGAISVASVHLLDMGNFGLNAGTAGAATPEPAAFVMPVPVVSVVKKTIPIYLDYAARTESIRSITLQARVPGYLQEQVAPDGSDVKKGELLFKIAPEDFQAALEQAKAQVQRDEATLDYARSSLGRGTELAKSGYIAKDAFDQRTSSLREAQASLAVNQAAVRTAELNLSYSEIKAPFAGRVGRNQASVGTLVSVAGTVLNTLVQLDPIYVTFNPSETDLAQIEEARAAGPIDVDVLLPGDTEPRHKGQLTFIDNTVDRSTGTITARATIGNAKFTLLPGQYVRVRLHIKQQPDALMVPQTALGSSQLGKYLYVVGKDNTVDQRIVSLGPTNGDLVAISSGVSEGDQVITGNLQKIGPGMPVSPLPQKPAT, from the coding sequence ATGCGTAAATGGAAAATTGCGTTGGGAGCGGCCGTCGCCGTTGGGGCGATCTCGGTGGCGAGCGTTCACTTGCTCGACATGGGCAATTTCGGCCTCAACGCCGGTACGGCAGGAGCAGCGACGCCCGAACCCGCGGCATTTGTCATGCCGGTGCCGGTGGTGAGCGTCGTCAAGAAGACGATCCCGATCTATCTCGACTATGCCGCCCGCACAGAGTCGATCCGCAGCATCACGCTGCAGGCGCGCGTGCCGGGTTACCTGCAGGAGCAGGTCGCGCCCGACGGCAGCGATGTCAAGAAGGGCGAGCTTCTCTTTAAGATCGCTCCAGAGGATTTCCAGGCTGCCCTTGAACAGGCGAAGGCTCAGGTCCAGCGCGACGAAGCAACGCTCGACTATGCCCGTTCCAGCCTTGGTCGCGGCACCGAGCTGGCCAAGAGCGGATACATCGCCAAGGATGCGTTCGACCAGCGCACCAGCAGCTTGCGCGAGGCCCAGGCCTCGCTGGCCGTGAACCAGGCGGCAGTGCGGACCGCCGAGCTCAATCTGAGTTATTCGGAGATCAAGGCGCCGTTTGCAGGGCGCGTTGGCCGCAACCAGGCTTCGGTCGGAACGCTGGTCAGCGTCGCCGGCACGGTGCTCAACACGCTGGTGCAGCTCGACCCGATCTATGTCACCTTCAATCCGAGTGAAACGGATCTGGCGCAGATCGAGGAAGCCCGCGCGGCGGGGCCCATCGATGTCGACGTCCTGCTTCCCGGCGATACCGAACCGCGCCACAAAGGTCAGCTCACCTTCATCGACAACACGGTCGATCGTTCGACCGGCACCATCACCGCACGGGCGACGATCGGCAACGCCAAGTTCACGCTGCTGCCGGGCCAATATGTTCGCGTGAGATTGCACATCAAGCAGCAGCCAGATGCACTGATGGTGCCGCAGACGGCATTGGGATCGAGCCAGCTCGGCAAATACCTCTACGTCGTCGGCAAGGACAATACTGTCGACCAGCGTATCGTTTCGCTCGGGCCGACCAATGGCGATCTAGTGGCCATCTCGAGCGGCGTATCGGAAGGCGACCAGGTGATAACAGGCAATCTGCAGAAGATCGGCCCGGGAATGCCTGTCTCCCCCCTGCCCCAGAAACCGGCCACCTGA
- a CDS encoding mandelate racemase/muconate lactonizing enzyme family protein has translation MQIKTIKAYHVVQPFVDGPYRMSKGRVADAFDAVIVAITSDSGLTGWGEMAPLGNFYSPAFAAGVRAGVMEIAPHLLGHDPRGLASIGRLMDTVFKGHPYIKSALDMACSDLAARAADVPLVTLLGGRESETAELYKVVTHGTVDGMAALAKRIVKDGFHRLQVKVGGNVHDDIERVTAVAASVPKGTVIFCDANAGWTSYQARQFSDATRAIDYTFEQPCTTIDECMSVRRSLDKPMVLDESVASLDDMLDIHRKGAADGLTLKISRLGGVTKTRQIRDLAVDLGFMITVEDTGGAEIDTSAMAHLSLSTPEERRLHAIAFHEWVTVRTASNKPPVSGSRMGIPDGPGLGIDVVPDLLGAPFFEAGI, from the coding sequence GTGCAGATCAAAACCATCAAGGCCTACCATGTCGTGCAGCCCTTCGTGGACGGGCCCTACCGTATGTCGAAAGGGCGTGTCGCCGACGCGTTCGACGCGGTGATCGTCGCCATCACCTCCGACAGCGGGCTGACCGGCTGGGGCGAGATGGCGCCGCTCGGCAATTTCTACTCGCCGGCATTCGCGGCCGGCGTTCGCGCCGGCGTCATGGAAATCGCGCCGCATCTGCTCGGCCACGATCCGCGCGGGCTGGCCAGTATCGGCCGGCTGATGGACACGGTGTTCAAGGGCCATCCCTACATCAAGTCGGCGCTCGACATGGCGTGCTCGGATCTCGCCGCACGCGCCGCCGACGTGCCGCTGGTCACGCTGCTCGGCGGGCGCGAGAGCGAGACGGCGGAGCTCTACAAGGTCGTCACCCATGGCACGGTCGATGGGATGGCCGCACTGGCCAAGCGCATCGTCAAGGACGGGTTCCACCGGCTGCAGGTCAAGGTCGGCGGCAACGTCCATGACGACATCGAGCGCGTCACCGCGGTCGCCGCTTCGGTGCCGAAGGGCACGGTGATCTTCTGCGACGCAAATGCCGGCTGGACGTCCTATCAGGCGCGTCAGTTCAGTGACGCGACGCGCGCCATCGACTACACGTTCGAGCAGCCCTGCACCACGATCGACGAATGTATGTCGGTGCGCCGCTCTCTCGACAAGCCGATGGTGCTCGACGAATCCGTCGCCTCGCTGGACGACATGCTCGACATCCACCGCAAGGGAGCGGCCGACGGGCTGACGCTGAAAATCTCGCGGCTCGGCGGCGTGACCAAGACGCGCCAGATCCGCGACCTTGCCGTCGATTTGGGCTTCATGATCACCGTCGAGGACACTGGCGGCGCCGAGATCGACACATCAGCAATGGCGCATCTGTCGCTGTCGACGCCGGAGGAGCGCCGGCTGCACGCCATCGCCTTCCACGAATGGGTGACGGTGCGCACCGCATCGAACAAGCCGCCGGTCTCGGGAAGCCGCATGGGCATTCCGGACGGGCCGGGCCTCGGCATCGACGTCGTTCCCGACCTGCTTGGCGCGCCCTTCTTCGAGGCCGGCATCTGA
- a CDS encoding HalD/BesD family halogenase — protein MKDILDLDRYPLDREGSAEWKRLVETSIAALEADGMFNLEGFLQPGMAERAVREIQPVMATRSHMHKRTHNIYFKPDMPELAPDHPSLRKVETISHTVCADQIPGSLVLAIYEYEPLLRFLAAAMGKTRLHVMQDPLARTNVMAYRAGEALNWHFDRSEFTTTLLLQAAERGGDLEYRTDLRSDDNPNYDGVARLLEGRDPEAKILRMKPGTLNVFRGKNTAHRVTTVEGERERMIAVFSYYEKPGMMFSAEERIGFYGRAA, from the coding sequence ATGAAAGACATTCTCGATCTGGACCGATACCCGCTCGACCGTGAAGGCAGTGCCGAATGGAAGCGCCTCGTGGAGACCTCGATTGCGGCGCTGGAAGCCGACGGCATGTTCAACCTCGAGGGTTTTCTGCAGCCCGGCATGGCTGAACGGGCGGTGCGGGAAATCCAGCCCGTCATGGCGACGCGCTCGCACATGCACAAACGGACGCACAACATCTACTTCAAGCCCGATATGCCGGAACTCGCTCCGGACCACCCTTCCCTGCGCAAGGTCGAGACCATCAGCCATACGGTCTGCGCCGACCAGATTCCCGGCAGCCTCGTGCTCGCCATCTATGAGTACGAACCGCTGCTGCGCTTCCTGGCGGCAGCGATGGGAAAGACGCGGTTGCACGTCATGCAGGACCCGCTGGCGCGCACCAATGTGATGGCCTATCGCGCCGGCGAGGCGCTGAACTGGCATTTCGACCGCTCGGAATTCACCACGACACTTCTGCTGCAGGCCGCTGAGCGCGGCGGCGACCTCGAATACCGCACCGATCTCCGCTCGGACGACAATCCCAATTACGACGGCGTCGCCAGGCTGCTCGAAGGGCGCGATCCCGAGGCAAAAATCCTGCGCATGAAGCCGGGCACGCTGAACGTCTTCCGCGGCAAGAACACCGCGCATCGCGTCACCACCGTCGAAGGCGAACGCGAGCGCATGATCGCGGTGTTCTCCTACTACGAGAAACCCGGCATGATGTTCAGCGCCGAGGAGCGCATCGGCTTCTACGGCCGGGCGGCCTGA
- a CDS encoding GntR family transcriptional regulator, which yields MGKADFAPIADTTRRAEIVALLRRAILTGQLEPGQKLNELRIAEQMRVSRAPLREAMRELVQEGILTSIPYAGTFVIDVTAKDIDDAYSLNKVLDEFAIELSWPLRDQCFFDELGRRHEAVKQATRDRDTTRQIETALQLHGLIHEWADNSVLLETWQRLTSRLQMYFALHQRARNEPVPAEDIHETYVQLLKGADMGAAQRHAREHIDLDFEELLAYARSLEQRDSKGAKADRFGPTRNRPDGS from the coding sequence ATGGGAAAGGCAGATTTCGCTCCGATCGCGGATACGACACGACGCGCCGAGATCGTGGCGCTGCTCAGGCGCGCGATCCTGACCGGCCAGCTGGAACCCGGGCAGAAGCTCAACGAACTCAGGATTGCCGAGCAGATGCGGGTGAGCCGCGCGCCGCTGCGCGAAGCGATGCGCGAGCTCGTGCAGGAGGGCATCCTGACCAGCATCCCCTACGCCGGGACCTTCGTCATCGATGTGACCGCCAAGGACATCGACGACGCCTATTCGCTAAATAAGGTGCTGGACGAGTTCGCCATCGAACTGAGCTGGCCGTTGCGCGACCAGTGCTTCTTCGACGAGCTCGGCCGGCGCCACGAGGCGGTAAAGCAGGCGACGCGCGACCGCGACACAACAAGGCAGATCGAAACCGCGCTGCAATTGCACGGGCTGATCCATGAATGGGCCGACAATTCGGTGCTGCTGGAAACTTGGCAGCGGCTGACCAGCCGGTTGCAGATGTATTTTGCCCTGCACCAGCGGGCGCGCAACGAGCCGGTGCCTGCCGAAGACATCCACGAGACCTATGTGCAACTGCTGAAGGGCGCCGACATGGGCGCAGCCCAGCGCCACGCCCGCGAGCATATCGACCTCGATTTCGAAGAACTGCTCGCCTATGCGCGCAGCCTCGAACAGCGCGACTCCAAGGGCGCCAAGGCCGATCGCTTTGGCCCGACGCGCAACCGACCAGACGGCAGCTGA
- a CDS encoding LysR substrate-binding domain-containing protein — protein MERPPPLNAIKAFEVAARAGSFTLAATELGVSSAAVSQQVRNLETWFGKQLFVRSGNRIALTDAGHAIYPQTARALGDIAAIGRRMLEGGLRTRLVVSVPFSLAELWLAPRLAVLLDAFPQMAIDVRVEDDPIDVVRQNIDLRISYGDYHYPALRMVRLVHDDVLPVCAPDFWQRYGDGASSLAEVHESLFIHTNWGPNYASHPTWADWFAASGDNRSPDPSHGRRVGLSSLAIASARLGLGIALGQRVMARADLEAGRLIALSSVSVRLGQPYCAFMLPAKAERADVAGLVELLGRTAP, from the coding sequence ATGGAACGGCCCCCTCCGCTGAACGCGATCAAGGCCTTCGAGGTCGCGGCGCGCGCCGGCAGCTTCACTTTGGCCGCCACCGAACTCGGCGTTTCGTCAGCGGCGGTCAGTCAGCAGGTCCGCAATCTCGAAACCTGGTTCGGCAAGCAACTGTTCGTGCGCAGCGGCAACCGCATCGCGCTGACCGACGCAGGCCATGCGATCTACCCGCAGACGGCGCGCGCCTTGGGCGACATTGCGGCGATCGGGCGGCGCATGCTGGAGGGTGGGCTGAGGACGCGTCTCGTCGTCAGCGTGCCGTTTTCGCTGGCCGAATTGTGGCTGGCGCCCAGACTGGCCGTTCTTCTCGATGCCTTCCCGCAAATGGCGATCGACGTCCGGGTCGAGGACGATCCAATCGATGTCGTGCGCCAGAACATCGACTTGCGCATCTCCTATGGCGACTATCACTATCCGGCGCTCAGGATGGTCCGTCTCGTCCATGACGACGTCCTGCCGGTCTGCGCGCCGGACTTCTGGCAGAGATACGGGGATGGCGCGTCCAGCCTGGCGGAGGTGCACGAGAGCCTGTTCATCCACACCAACTGGGGTCCGAACTATGCCTCGCATCCGACATGGGCGGACTGGTTCGCGGCGTCGGGCGACAATCGCTCCCCCGACCCGTCGCACGGGCGGCGCGTCGGACTGTCCAGCCTGGCGATCGCCTCGGCCCGACTGGGCCTCGGGATAGCCCTTGGCCAAAGAGTCATGGCCCGCGCCGATCTGGAGGCGGGCCGGCTGATCGCGCTGTCGTCGGTCTCGGTCCGGCTCGGGCAACCCTATTGCGCCTTCATGCTGCCGGCGAAAGCCGAGCGTGCCGACGTCGCCGGTCTGGTCGAACTCCTCGGCAGGACGGCGCCATAG
- a CDS encoding TetR/AcrR family transcriptional regulator encodes MDLILEGREAAMLNGAKTRVERTRRSIISAAADLFLKHGFLGTNMDKIAATAKVSKQTVYAHFQSKEALFLEIVQGMTGETGDELQEQVADPEDDLPIEHFLLDFADRQLTIVMTPRLMHLRRLVIGEAERFPELGRVLHERGPGRSIGRLAKAFARYQERGQIKADDVHAAASFFNWLVMGAPVNDAMLLGSDAILQADALQAHAKEAVRIFLAAYCIDDSA; translated from the coding sequence ATGGACTTGATCCTGGAGGGGCGAGAGGCGGCGATGCTCAATGGTGCGAAGACGCGCGTCGAGCGCACGCGGAGATCGATCATCTCGGCAGCAGCCGATCTGTTCCTTAAGCATGGCTTTCTCGGCACGAACATGGACAAGATCGCTGCCACCGCCAAAGTGTCGAAGCAGACCGTTTACGCGCATTTCCAAAGCAAGGAGGCGCTGTTCCTCGAAATCGTGCAAGGAATGACGGGGGAGACCGGCGACGAATTGCAGGAGCAGGTCGCCGATCCCGAAGACGATCTGCCGATCGAACATTTTCTTCTCGATTTCGCCGACCGGCAGTTGACCATTGTCATGACACCGCGGTTGATGCATTTGCGGCGGCTGGTGATCGGTGAGGCGGAACGCTTCCCCGAACTGGGCAGGGTGCTGCATGAGCGTGGGCCTGGCCGGTCGATCGGCCGGCTCGCAAAGGCTTTCGCCCGCTATCAGGAGCGTGGCCAGATCAAGGCAGATGACGTGCATGCCGCCGCGTCATTTTTCAACTGGCTTGTCATGGGTGCGCCGGTCAACGACGCAATGCTGCTGGGCAGCGACGCAATTCTGCAGGCGGACGCATTGCAGGCCCATGCCAAAGAAGCGGTCCGTATCTTCCTCGCCGCTTACTGCATCGACGATTCGGCTTGA
- a CDS encoding NAD(P)H-dependent oxidoreductase: protein MAHPQFAAELLQRAEKQGPITIGLAGAGQMGTDIVVQVALMPGMRIGAISEVRPQAAIDAALLAGHDRSDIVQAGTAAAIDRVIEAGKIAVTEDLHALASAGRIDVIIDATGNPNIGTLFALEVMKNGKHIVMLNVEADITIGRFLKEEARKAGVVYTGAAGDEPACTLEIIGFAKSLGFNIIAAGKGKNNPLKIDALPADYEKEAAERNMNARMLVEFVDGSKTAIEMVAIANATGLVPDVPGMHGPTATLEELASVLCPQEDGGVLHRKGVVDYSIGKGVAPGVFCIIETRHPRVLERMIDLKVGKGPYFTIFRPYHLTSLEVPLSAARAVVYKRADMEPLDHPVAEAVAVAKSDLALGQSLGMIGENDYRGFAMTWVDARARGALPLGLAERAKVVKPVKTGDFLTYENCVPDDSMVITQIRRRLDQSDGRFVTNAA from the coding sequence ATGGCCCATCCGCAATTTGCAGCGGAACTTTTGCAGCGCGCTGAAAAGCAGGGACCGATCACCATCGGGCTTGCCGGCGCCGGGCAGATGGGCACCGACATCGTCGTCCAGGTGGCGTTGATGCCGGGCATGCGGATCGGCGCCATTTCCGAGGTCAGGCCGCAGGCGGCGATCGACGCAGCGCTTCTCGCCGGCCACGACCGCTCGGATATCGTGCAGGCCGGCACTGCAGCGGCGATCGACCGCGTCATCGAGGCCGGCAAGATCGCGGTGACCGAAGACCTGCATGCGCTGGCGTCCGCCGGCCGCATCGACGTCATCATCGACGCAACAGGCAATCCCAACATCGGCACGCTGTTCGCGCTCGAAGTGATGAAGAACGGCAAGCACATTGTCATGCTGAATGTCGAGGCCGACATCACGATCGGGCGCTTTCTCAAGGAAGAGGCGCGCAAGGCCGGCGTCGTCTATACGGGTGCCGCCGGCGACGAGCCGGCCTGCACGCTGGAGATCATCGGTTTTGCCAAGAGCCTCGGCTTCAACATCATCGCCGCCGGCAAGGGCAAGAACAATCCGCTGAAGATCGACGCCCTGCCCGCCGACTACGAGAAGGAGGCGGCCGAGCGCAACATGAATGCGCGCATGCTGGTCGAATTCGTCGACGGCTCGAAGACGGCGATCGAGATGGTGGCGATCGCCAACGCCACCGGCCTGGTGCCCGACGTGCCGGGCATGCACGGCCCGACCGCGACGCTGGAGGAACTCGCCAGCGTGCTTTGCCCGCAGGAGGATGGCGGCGTGCTGCATCGCAAGGGCGTGGTAGACTATTCGATCGGCAAGGGCGTGGCGCCCGGCGTGTTCTGCATCATCGAGACGCGGCATCCGCGCGTGCTGGAGCGCATGATCGACCTCAAGGTCGGCAAGGGTCCGTATTTCACGATCTTCCGCCCCTACCACCTGACCAGCCTGGAAGTGCCGCTGTCGGCGGCGCGCGCCGTGGTCTACAAGCGCGCCGACATGGAGCCGCTCGATCATCCGGTCGCCGAGGCGGTGGCGGTTGCCAAGAGCGACCTTGCCCTTGGCCAGTCGCTCGGCATGATCGGCGAGAACGATTATCGCGGCTTCGCCATGACCTGGGTGGACGCGCGCGCCCGTGGCGCCCTGCCGCTCGGCCTCGCCGAACGCGCCAAGGTGGTCAAACCGGTCAAGACAGGCGATTTCCTCACCTATGAAAATTGTGTACCCGACGATTCGATGGTGATAACCCAGATCCGCCGTCGTCTCGACCAGTCGGACGGACGGTTCGTTACGAACGCCGCCTAA
- a CDS encoding GFA family protein, giving the protein MMIVNGFQGKSWTATCVCGRVLLEAGGKPIVSAACYCASCQSAGRQLEALPGAPPLLEADGGTSVVLFRRDRVRCVRGHDLLAEHRLEPSSKTRRVVATWCNSAMFLDFTKGHWLTLYKERIPADDRPPLEMRAHSGRFMWRLLSSWAAMGFRTPEIDYVSGKIDG; this is encoded by the coding sequence ATGATGATCGTGAACGGATTTCAGGGAAAAAGCTGGACTGCGACCTGCGTATGCGGACGTGTCCTCTTGGAAGCCGGCGGCAAGCCTATCGTCAGCGCCGCCTGCTATTGCGCAAGTTGTCAGAGCGCAGGCCGGCAACTGGAGGCGCTTCCGGGTGCACCACCGCTCTTGGAAGCCGATGGCGGGACAAGCGTCGTCCTTTTCCGCAGGGACCGGGTACGCTGCGTACGCGGCCACGATCTCTTGGCCGAGCATCGACTTGAGCCCTCCTCCAAGACGAGGCGCGTCGTGGCGACGTGGTGCAACTCCGCCATGTTCCTCGACTTCACGAAAGGCCACTGGTTGACCCTCTACAAGGAGCGCATTCCCGCAGACGATCGACCACCGCTTGAAATGCGGGCGCATTCCGGCCGCTTCATGTGGAGGCTTCTCTCGTCCTGGGCGGCGATGGGATTTCGAACCCCTGAAATCGACTACGTGAGTGGAAAGATCGATGGCTGA